The genomic region TCTGGCCGTTGTGTTCGTCGTCGAACGAAAGACATTCCTGCCCGTGCTGGGGAAGCTGATGGGAAGGGGAAGGAATTGAATGGTTGAATTTTGAATGGTTGATAGGTTGAATGGCTGATTGGTTATTTAGCTCCGCAGGGTTGGAGGTAGCGGGACCAGCCATTCAATCATTCAACCTATCAATCATTCAAAATTCAACCATTCAAAATTCAATCCTTCCATCTAAGCTCTCTGCTCGCGCAGGAGTTTGTTCGCGTAGATGAATTCGTTCAGTTCCGGGACGCTGGACTGCGTCAGGCTGCCGCTGTTGCCTTCCCAGAGTTTCTTGCCCTGATAAAGGAACATGATCTTCTCGCCGATTTCCATCATGGAGTTCATGTCGTGCGTGATGACCACCGTCGTGATCTGAAACTCATCGGTGATTTCCCGGACCAGCTGGTCGATCTTGATGGCGGTCAGCGGGTCAAGCCCTGAATTCGGCTCATCGACAAACAGGTATTTGGGGTTCATCACGATGGCCCGGGCAATGCCCACGCGCTTTTTCATCCCGCCGCTGATTTCCGACGGCATCCGCTGGCCTGCTCCTTCCAGGCCCACCCGCTGCAGACAGAATTCGGCCCGTTCCAGCTTTTCGGCGGAGGACATTCCCGTCAGCATGTCGAGCGGAAACTGGACGTTTTCGAGCACCGTCTTCGAGTCGAAAAGGGCCCCGCCCTGAAACAGCACGCCCATCTCGCGGCGGATTGCCTTCTGCGTTTCTTCGTCGCCGTTCAGAAAACTGCGGCCGTCGTAGAGGACCTCGCCTTCTTCGGGCGTAATGAGGCCAATCATGCATTTCAGCAGGACGCTTTTTCCCGTACCGCTGCCGCCAATGATCAGGCTGGTATCGCCGGGCGCAAACGTCCCCGACACGCCCGCCAGAATGGTCCGGTTGCCGAATGTTTTATGGATATTTTTTATTTCAATCATAAAGCGATAGGCAGTGGTCAGTGACTAGTGGTTAGTGGACAGTGGCTGCGCCGGTTCCTGACTAAGTGGAACCACTGTCCACTAGCCACTATAAAAGTAACTGCGCCAGTAAAAAGTCGGCGGCCAGTACGGCAATACAACTGTTTGTTACGGCAGATGTTGACGCCTGGCCCACTTCCAGTGCCCCGCCGGAGGTGTAATAGCCCTTGAAAGCGGAAATGGTGGAAATCAGAAAGGCGAAAACGACCGATTTGATCAGCGCAAAAATGACCCCGAACGGCTTAAAGTCCGAGCGCAGGCCGTAGATGTAGTCTTCAGGCGTGATGATGTCGGCCAGCGTACCCGCCAGATACCCGCCATAAATGGACAGAAATCCGGACAGAATCACGAGCATCGGGAACATGATGATGGCGGCCACCACTTTGGGCAGCACCAGATACGAGGTCGAGTTGATGCCCATTACTTCGAGCGCATCAATCTGCTCCGTGATGCGCATGGTGCCGATGCCCCCGGCAATGTTGGAGCCGACTTTACCCGCCAGCACCACGGAGGTGATGGTCGGAGCCAGTTCGAGAATGGTCATGTCGCGGACAATCACAGCAATGATGGACAACGGAATCAGCGGACTCACCAGGTTGTAGGCCGTCTGCACGCAGCTAACCGCTCCGATAAAGG from Tellurirhabdus rosea harbors:
- a CDS encoding ABC transporter ATP-binding protein — translated: MIEIKNIHKTFGNRTILAGVSGTFAPGDTSLIIGGSGTGKSVLLKCMIGLITPEEGEVLYDGRSFLNGDEETQKAIRREMGVLFQGGALFDSKTVLENVQFPLDMLTGMSSAEKLERAEFCLQRVGLEGAGQRMPSEISGGMKKRVGIARAIVMNPKYLFVDEPNSGLDPLTAIKIDQLVREITDEFQITTVVITHDMNSMMEIGEKIMFLYQGKKLWEGNSGSLTQSSVPELNEFIYANKLLREQRA
- a CDS encoding MlaE family ABC transporter permease, translating into MHNLGRYFIFLGTLFRNREKFGVYIGLVIDECVSIGINSVFIVSIVSTFIGAVSCVQTAYNLVSPLIPLSIIAVIVRDMTILELAPTITSVVLAGKVGSNIAGGIGTMRITEQIDALEVMGINSTSYLVLPKVVAAIIMFPMLVILSGFLSIYGGYLAGTLADIITPEDYIYGLRSDFKPFGVIFALIKSVVFAFLISTISAFKGYYTSGGALEVGQASTSAVTNSCIAVLAADFLLAQLLL